Within the Solwaraspora sp. WMMA2056 genome, the region GCCCCGGCGGCAAGACCTGTGTCGGCAATCCGGCCGTGACGCGACGCTGAGCCGTCCGTGATCACCGTCGCGATCCTGATGGCGCCGGTCGCGGACGGCGGCCCGGCAGAGCGGAAGGAGCAACGGTGAGCAGGTACGTAGGTATCGGAATCCTGGTGACCATCGGCACGGCGATCGCGGTGGTCGGACCGGCCGGGCCGGCCGTCGCGACCCACACCTGCGACGGCGAGGCGGTGACCATCAGTGGCTCCGGCACGATCAACGGGACGAGCGGGCGGGACGTGATCCGTGGCTCGTCCGGCAGCGACATCATCGACGGCCGGGGCGGCAACGACGTCATCTGTGCCGGCGGCGGGGTGGACGCCGTCTACGGTGGCCAGGGCGCGGACCGCATCTTCGGAGAGGGCGGAGACGACTTCCTCTGGGGTGAGGGCCTCGGCGTCGTGGTGACCGGTGGCGCCGACGAGATCTGGGGTGGTACCGGCGACGACACCATCTACGGCCAGGTCGGGGGCGACACTCTGCGCGGCAACGAGGACAACGACGACATCTACGGTGGGGACGGGCCCGACACCATCTTCGGTGGGATCAACATGGCCGAGACCAGCGGCGCGCAACTCGACGCCTGCTACGGCGACAGCGGCAACGACACCATCCGGTCCTGGCTGACCGGTCACCCGGCGGAATGCGAGGTCGTCGTCGACTGATCACCGGTTGGGGTGGCCGAGGTTGAACCGTCAACGAGCTGTGAGTGGAGCCAAGGGGACTCGAACCCCTAACCCCTGCCTTGCAAAGGCAGTGCTCTGCCAGTTGAGCTATGGCCCCGTACGGTCCCCGCGCGACACTCCGACGGCTGCCGGCCGCGGTGCGGGAGGGACCAGGGTGCGGGTCAGCGCAGGTCGGGAGCGGTGGTCGCCTCGTGCCACAGCGCACGTTCGTCGCTGGTTTCCTTGACCTTCTTGGCGATCAGCGCGGCTACACCGATGACCGCCGCGATGATCAGGAGCTTCTTGGCCATGGGGCTGATCCCCTTACGCTCGACTGTCGTGGAGTGGGGCTAGCTGGAATCGAACCAGCGACCTCAGAGTTATCAGCTCTGCGCTCTAACCGACTGAGCTATAGCCCCGTACGCGACGAGCAAGGTTACCGCACCGGCCGTACGACACCCAACTCGGGGCCGGGTCCGCCGGATGGCCGACAGGTGGCGCGCCGGACACCGGAAGACTACCGGGCGACACGTGGCCGGGACGAGCAGGTTTCGCCCGTCCCGGCCACGTGTCCGGATCCTCCGGACGGGTCAGTCCCGCTCGGCCAGGGTCAGTTCGATCCCGCCGACCAGGTCGGCGCAGACGTTGTAGATGAACGCGCCGAGGGTGGCCAGCGCGGTGTAGAGCACGACGTTCACCAGACCGAAGAGCGCGGCACTGCCGATCACACCCTGGGCGGTGACCCGGAACGTCGGGCCTTCGCCGGTACCGGTGCCGATCAGGTCACCGAGGCTGGTGTTCACACTCTCGAAGACACCCATCGCGTCCAGCGCGAGGTAGAGCACGGACGTCGCCACGATCACCACGATGAACAGCACCAGGGAAACCGCGAACGAGAACTTCATCACCGACCACGGGTCGATGCGCTTGAGGTTCAGCCGGGCACGGCGGGGACCGCGCGACGCCGCCGAGCTGACTCCGGGGCGGGCGGTCCGGGCGCCGTCGCCACCGACCCGTGCCGCGCCGACGGCGGCGGAGCCGGCCGCCGCCGTACCAGCGGCCCCGACGGTACGTACGGTCGGTGATCCGAGTCCGCTGCGGGAGCCCGGCGCGGAGCCTGTCTTCGTGCCACCCACCGTGCCGAGCGGCTGGGTGGAGCCCACGCCGAGACCGGGCCGGGTGGCGGTGCCACTGGCGGCGGTGGCACCGAGTGCCCCGCCGGTGAATCCGCTACCGGAGCTGGCCGGTGGGGCGGAGGAAACTGGAGGTGCCGACGTCACTGGCGTGGCCGACCTTCCGGACGAGGCGGCACCGCCGCCAAGCGTGAGCGCGCCACCAGTGGCGCGGTCGCCGGTGCCGCCGGCTCGGGCTGATCCGTCCTCGGCACCGGCGTCGCTGCCGGGGTCGTCGGCGGGCTTGTCGGGTGGGGGCGGCATGCCCGGAGCCCGGGTGAACTTCGGCGCCGGCGAGTCGGCTGGGACGCTGGCCCGGCCGACGGCGGCCCGCCCGGTGGCCGTTGCCGGGCCTCCAGCGGCGGACTCCTCGTCGACCGGGGCCGCCGAGGCCCCCGTGGCCCCCGACTTCGCCTGGGTCTCCGTCATCAACTAGTCCTGTTCGTCAGGCTCGTCGGCATTGCGAGCAATCGCCACGATGGTCACGCCGTCCGGGAGGTCCATGAGCTTGACCCCCATTGTGTTCCGATCCCGCGTACGTCGTACAGGCTTCACCGGAGTCCGGATCACGCCACCGTTGCTGGTGATCGCGAAGAGCTCGTCATCCGGACTGATCACGACCGCACCGACCAGACCACCGCGGCGTTCGGTGATCTTGGCAGTCAGCACGCCCTTGCCTCCCCGGCCCTGGACCGGATACTCCTCGATCGGGGTGCGCTTCGCGTACCCGCCGTTGGTGGCCACCAAAACATCCAGGTCCATACCTTCACGGACGACCGCCATTGCCAGCAACTCGTCCGTGTCGGTGAACCGCATCCCGATCACCCCGGAGGTGGCCCGGCCCATCGGCCGCAGCGCCTCGTCGGTGGCGTTGAACCGGATCGCCTGGGCGTTCTTGGAGACCAGCAGCAGATCGTCGGTCGCCGAGGCCAGGGCGGCGCCGACCAGCTCGTCGGCATCACGCAGGTTGATGCCGATGATCCCGCCGGACCGGTTGGAGTCGAACTCCTCCAGCTTGGTCTTCTTGACCAGACCGTTACGGGTGGCCAGCACCAGGTAGGGCGCCACCTGGTAGTTCGGGATCTGGATGACCTGGGCGATGTGCTCGTCCGGCTGGAAGGCCAGCAGGTTGGCGACGTGCTGGCCGCGGGCGGTACGCGACGCCTCCGGCAGCTCGTACGCCTTGGCCCGGTACACCCGGCCCTTGTTGGTGAAGAACAGCATCCAGTCATGGGTGGACGCAACGAAGAAGTGGCTGACGATGTCGTCCTGGCGTAGCGTCGCCCCGCTGACGCCCTTGCCGCCCCGACGCTGTGAGCGGTAGAGGTCGACCTTGGTCCGCTTGGCGTACCCGGTCCGGGTGATGGTGACCACCACGTCCTCGCGGGCGATCAGGTCCTCCATCGAGACCTCGCCGTCGAACGGCACGATCTGCGTCCGTCGCTCGTCGCCCCACTTGGCGACGATCTCGCCCAACTCCTCGGAGACGATCTTCCGCTGCCGCTCCGGCTTGGCCAGGATGTCCTTGAGGTCGGTGATCTCCAGCTCGATCTTGGCGAGCTCGTCGATGATCTTCTGGCGCTCCAGCGCGGCGAGCCGGCGCAGCTGCATGTCCAGGATCGCGGTGGCCTGGATCTCGTCGACCTCGAGCAACCGCATCAGACCCTGGCGGGAGTCCTCGACCGTCGGCGAGCGCCGGATCAGTGCGATCACCTCGTCGAGCATGTCCAGCGCCTTGACCAGACCCCGCAGGATGTGCGCCCGCTCCTCGGCCTTACGCAGCCGGTACGCGGTCCGCCGGCGGATCACGTCGATCTGGTGCTCGACGTAGTAGCGGATGAACTGCGCCAGGTTCAGCGTGCGCGGCACCCCGTCGACGAGCGCCAGCATGTTGGCGCCGAACGTCTCCTGCAGCTGGGTGTGCTTGTAGAGGTTGTTGAGCACCACCTTGGCGACGGCGTCCCGCTTGAGCACCAGCACCAGCCGCATACCGGTACGCCCGGACGACTCGTCGCGGATGTCGGCGATCCCGCCGATCTTGCCTTCCTTGATCAGTTCGGCGACCCGCTCGGCGAGGTTGTCCGGGTTGACCTGGTACGGCAGCTCGGTGACGACGAGCGCGGTCCGCCCCTTCTTGTCCTCCTCGACCTCGACCACGGCCCGCATCCGGATCGAGCCACGACCGGTCCGGTATGCGTCCTGGATCGGCGTGGTGCCGACGATCAGCCCGGCGGTCGGGAAGTCCGGACCCTTGACGATCCCGAGCAGTGCTTCGAGCGTGTCGGCCTCGTCGACCTCCGGGTTCTCCAGACACCACTGCACCGCCGCCGCGATCTCCCGCAGGTTGTGCGGCGGGATCTTGGTGGCCATACCGACCGCGATGCCCTCGGAGCCGTTGATCAGCAGGTTGGGGATCCGGGCCGGCAGGATCACCGGCTCCTTGGCCCGCCCGTCGTAGTTGTCCTGGAAGTCGACGGTGTCCTCGTCGATGTCCCGCAGCATCTCCATCGCCAGCGGGTCGAGCTTGCACTCGGTGTTGTGGCTGACGAATCCGTCGGTGACGAAGGAATGGTCGTCGGTGTCCACCCGGAGGCTGTAGACCGGCTGCACGCCCGCGTCGGCGACCTCGGCGACCTCGGCGTAGTAGAAACGGCCGTCGACCAGCGGCTCGACGACGTCGCGCACCTCGCGTTCGGTGATCCGGGCGAGAATCTCGGACCGGTCACGCTCCCACCGTTCGATCCGGTCGACGTTGTGCCGGCGCAGCCAGTCACGCTCCGTCCAGCGGGTCGCGCCATGCGCGCGGATGAAATCGGCCAGGTAGGGAACGTGGTCGCTGGACATCGCACGACTGGTACGCGGCACGGCGCGCAGCTCGCCGCGCAGCTTGTCCTGCTTGCGGCCGAGGAACCCGATCCGTTGGGCGAAGATGCGGGCGTCTCGCCGGTTGGTCACCACCAGCTTGATCTCGCCGTTGCGGTACTCGCACTGCCGGCTGACCACACCGAATTCGAGCAGCAGTTGCTGGACTTCGTCGGCCAGGCGGTGGCTGCGGGTCGAGTAGCTGATCGCAATGGTGCCGCGTGGCAGCAACGACGACGACCCGTCGCCGGTGAACAACGCCTGCAGGAACGCGCGCTTGACCGCCGCCGGCCCGCGCCAGATCAGCTCGGGGACGAACTTGCCGGCGCTGCGGACGTCGACCAGATCGGCGAGCAGACTCTGCCGCAACGCGGCGACATCCTGCACGTCCAACTCGTACAGGGTGCTGCCGGAGGCGATGATTCGCTGGCTGACGTACCGTCGGCCGCCAACCGCGACGTCGTAGGCGGCGACCACCCGGGCGAAGAATTCCGGGTCGACGTTGTTGAATCCGGCACGGTTGGTCGAGAACCAGCCTTCGCTGACGAACGCACCGGCCAGCAGCGCGGCCTCGACGTGATCCGCCATCGGGTACCCGAACTCGTCGGCAACCACCCGCTGCATCGCGACCCGGTCTCCGCCGCGCACCTCACTGAGCAGCTTCCACAGCAGCGTCGGGACGCCGGCGACCTCGACCAGGCAGAGCACCGGATGGTTGTGGGTGCCGGTGAGCGCATAGCCTTCGCGGGTGCGCAGCCGCAATGTCGGATGCTCGCCGGAGTGGAACAGACGGTCAGCGCGGACCAGGTCACCGTTGCGGTCGCGGACCTTGAGGTCGATCTCCGTCTCGGAGGAGGGCGCGGCGTCCGGCGCGATCTGATCGATTCGAACCGTGCCATCCGCAGTACGGACCCGTACGTCGCCGGTGACACAGTAGCGCATCGCCGCAGCCGGATCGTTGCCCGGGGAGCCGAAGTTGCCGTTGCCGTCGACCAGTGGGTAGCGCAGCGACCAGGGCTGGGCCATCCGGACCAGCGCGTCGTAGATGGCCGAGTCGCCGTGCGGGTGGAACTGGCCCATCACGTCACCGACGACCCGGGAGCACTTCACGTAGCCCCGGTCCGGCCGGTAGCCGGAGTCGAACATCGCGTAGAGGATCTTGCGGTGGACGGGTTTGAGGCCGTCCCGTACGTCCGGCAGCGCCCGCCCGACGATCACGCTCATCGCGTAGTCGAGGTAGGAGCGCTGCATCTCGACTTCCAGCCCGACCGGCTCGATGCGGTCGTGGCCGGCGACCGCTGCGGCGGCGGGGGTGGCCGCTGCGGCTGCTGCGCTGTCCGACTCGCTGTCGAAGGACTCGGGAGTATCCGTCACAGTTAACCCTTATCAGACTTTATACCGTCATACCGCTGTGGATAACGGCTGTGGAATCTCGCGAAGCTGTGGATAACTCGGTCGGGCCGGTCCGGGTCACGGGTCGGGACCGACCGAGGTCGCTAGATGTCCAGGAACCGGACGTCCTTGGCGTTGCGCTGGATGAACGACCGTCGCGCCTCGACGTCCTCACCCATCAGGACGCTGAACAACTCGTCGGCGGTTGCGGCGTCGTCCAGAGTCACCTGACGCAGCGTACGCGTCGCCGGGTTCATCGTGGTGTCCCACAGCTCCGGGTAGTTCATCTCACCCAGACCCTTGAACCGCTGGATGTCGTCCGGCTTGGCGTTCGGCTTCTTCTGCTGCCGCAGCGCGATCAGACCGTCACGCTCGCGGTCGGAGTAGGCGTACTGCGCGTCGTCGCCCTTGCGGTTCCATTTGATCTTGTACAGCGGCGGCGCCGCCAGGTAGACGTGGCCGAGCTCGACCAGTGGCCGCATGAACCGGAACAGCAACGTCAGCAGCAGCGTCTGGATGTGCTGACCGTCGACGTCGGCGTCGGCCATCAGCACGATCTTGTGGTACCGCAGCTTCTCGATGTCGAAGTCGTCGTGGATGCCGGTGCCCAGCGCGGTGATCAGCGCCTGGACCTCGTTGTTCTTCAGCACCCGGTCGATCCGGGCCTTCTCCACGTTGAGGATCTTGCCCCGGATCGGCAGGATCGCCTGGGTCCGTGGATCCCGCCCCTGCTTGGCCGAACCGCCGGCCGAGTCACCCTCGACGATGAAGACCTCGGACTCGCGCGGATCGGTCGACTGACAGTCGGCCAGCTTGCCCGGCATCGACCCGGACTCCAGCAGCGACTTGCGCCGGGCCAGCTTGCGCGCCTGCTGGGCGGCGATCCGGGCGCGCGCCGCCTGGGTCGCCTTCGTGATGATCATCTTGCCTTCGGCCGGGTTGCGGTCCAGCCAGTCCACCAGCCACTCGTTGCACACCCGCTGCACGAAACTCTTCACCGGGGTGTTGCCCAGCTTGGTCTTGGTCTGCCCCTCGAACTGCGGGTTGGCCAGCTTGACCGAGATGATCGCGGCGAGCCCTTCCCGGATGTCCTCGCCGGAGAGCTTCTCGTCGCCCTTGAGCAGCTTCTTGTCGGTCGCGTACTTGTTGACCACGCTGGTCAGGGCGGACCGGAAGCCCTCTTCGTGGGTGCCACCCTCGTGGGTGTTGATGGTGTTCGCGAAGGTGTAGACCGACTCGCCGTACGACTCGTTCCACTGCATGGCGATCTCGACCGACATGCCCTCCTCCTCGGCCCCGAACTCCACCACACTCTTGTGGATCGGGTTCTTGGAGTTGTTGAGGTGACGGACGAAGTCCGAGATGCCGCCCTTGTAGCAGAAGGTGACCTCGCGGTGCTTGCCGTCCTCGTCGGTCGCCCGCTCGTCGCGCAGCTGGATGGTCAACCCTCGGTTCAGGAACGCCATCTCCTGCAACCGACGGTAGATCGTCTCGAAGGCGTACTCGGTGGTCTCGAAGATCGTCGGATCCGGCCAGAAGGCGACCGCGGACCCTGTCCGGTTGGTCGCCTCGCCCTTGTCCAGGGGTGTCGGCTTGGAGTTGTGGTACTGCTGACGCCAGACGTGGCCGTCCTTGTGGATCTCCACCTCCATCTTCACGGAGAGTGCGTTCACCACCGAGACACCGACACCGTGCAGACCGCCGGAGACCGCGTACGCCTTGCCGTCGAACTTGCCACCGGCGTGCAGCACGGTCAGCGCGACCTCGACCCCCGGCTTGCCCAGCTTCGGGTGCAGGTCCACTGGAAAGCCACGGCCGTTGTCGGTGACCCGCACCCCGCCGTCGGCCAGCAGCACCACGTCGATGGTGTCGCAGTGGCCCGCCAGCGCCTCGTCGACCGCGTTGTCCACGACCTCCCAGACCAGGTGGTGCAGGCCACGTTCACCGGTGGAGCCGATGTACATACCCGGCCGCTTGCGGACGGCCTCCAGGCCCTCCAGCACGGTGATCGACTCGGCGCCGTACTCCTGCTTCTTCTGCGCTGACACCCTCAGCCACTTTCTCGCGCACCTGGCCACGGGCGGGCACAGGGACGCGGGGTTCGGCGGACACCCGGCAGCGGGGCGGGCGCGGACCGGCACCATGGCCGACAACCCGCAACTTCGGGTGGATCGCCGACGGGTGGCGAAACGCGCCGTACGCCGCAGAGCACCCGCGGATCACGAACGGCTGGGTCCCGCGCGTCTCGACGCACGGGTCTCCCTCGTCTCTACCTACGATCCTACTGTGCCGAGCCGACATAACAGGGATGCGGCACCCCCGTAAAGCGCCTGAGAGGTTCGTAGCCGGCCGCACCCCACCCACCGCGACCACCCCCACACGGACCTGACCACCCGGCGAGGATGATGCGGGGCCGTCCGACACCTGTGGTCACCACGCCGGCACCGGTCACCGCACCCACCTGTGGTGAGGCCCCGGACCCGCTGCCGCTACAGTGCCGCTACCGCTCAGGCGCGCCGACAGCGGCACTGCGGTGCAGTCGACCCGTCCGCTGAACCGGCCGCGCCATCAGCTGCAGAAGGGTGACGTGTGCGATGGGGCTGGACAACGTCGCGGTGCAGTGGCCACGGGTCGGCGAGTTCTACGAACCGGTGGCACCGGCCGAGTTCGTCGACTTCGGTGACCTCGCGGAGCAGGCCGACGTCGCCGCGCCGACCGCCGCGCTAGCCGGGTACGTAGCCAAGACCGGCAGTGTCCGGGCCACCGCGTACACCGAGCTGGTGGACCTGCTGCTGGGCCTGACCGGGGTGCTGTACGCCACCGAGGCGGCCGCCGAGGACGAGGACCCGGTGATCGACCCGGACGGCTGTGCCTGGATCGCCGGCGGGCTGGAGCGCTTCGTGGCCGGCCACGACCGGTACGGCGACACCGTCACCTTCGACACCGTCGGCGCGGTCCTGCGCGATGCCCTCGCCGACGCCCGCCTCGCCGAACAGCAGCTGCGCTGGCTGGACAGCCGACTCGACGCGCTGCGCGACGAGGCCGGCGACGCGCCGCAGTGGAGCTTCCCCCGCTCCGAGCTCGCCGTGCTGTCCCGTTTCTACCGCCGCTGCGCCGACCGGGGCTTCGCCGTCTACGCCGACGCCGAGGCCTGACCCGAACAGCCCGACCCGACCCGACCCCACCGGGCCCGAGCCGGCGGCGGGTGCCCGGGTCGGGCCCGGTCAGCCGTACGTGTCGCGGGGCCCTCGGCCCCGGACCCGCCGTGGCCCTTTCGACCACGACGGCGCGGCCGGACCGTGGATGTGCAGCTTGCGGACCACGTTGTGGCCGACCTCCTTGGCGATCCGATGCAGTAGAGACCGGGCGAGCAGCCGCAGCTGGGTCGCCCAGGCGGTCGACTCCGCCTCGACGGTCAGCTCACCGTCCTCGAGCTTGACCGGCCGGCAGTGGGTGGCTATCTCCGCGCCGACCACCCGCTCCCAGGCCCCGAAGACGGTCGCCTCGGCGGTCGGCCGCTGCCAGCCGCGGGCAGCCACCAACCGGGCCAGTACGTCGCCGAACAGCTGCGGATCCCGAGGATCCGGCCCCGGTCCCGAGTAGCCGCGCAGCCGTCGCCCGCTGCCGGCTCCCGCACCAGCGGATCCGCCCCGGCCGTCGCCCGCACCACGCCGCGACCGCCCTGCCTCCCGACGGGCCCGGGCGGCGTCGAGCACCGCGCGGGCCAGCTGCGGGCCGGTCGACGGCGGCGGCAGGACCACCGGCTGCTCCGCCGCAGCCGGCTCGGCAGCCGGCTGCCGGTCCTGAGCCTTAGGCTGCCGGCCCTTTGCCTGCCGAGGGGACGGTGCGGGCTGCCGACGCGTCGGATCGGTCGGTGTCGGTTCAGCCGGCATGCCGGACACCTCCCGGGAAGACTTCGAAGCGTGCTCCGCGCAACGCTACCGGTACGTCGTCGGCGACGGCACAGGTCACCAGCAGCTGGCTGGCACCGGCCACCAGATCGGCCAACCGCTCCCGGCGGCCGGTGTCCAGCTCGGCGAAGACGTCGTCGAGGACCAGCACCGGCTCGATTCCCTCGCCACGCAACAGGTCGTACGCGGCGAGCCGCAGCGCCAGCGCGCACGACCAGGTCTCCCCGTGGCTGGCGTACCCCTTGACCGGCAGGTCGCCGATTGTCAGGTTCAGGTCGTCGCGGTGCGGTCCGACCAGGGTGACACCGCGCTCCACCTCGCTGCGCCGCGCCTCCTGCAGTGCCGTACGCAGTGCCGACTCCAACGCGGCCCGGTCCGGCAGACGGGCGCCGCCGTCGGCGGCCGGCAGGTCGACGGCACACCGGTAGGCGATGCCGGCTGGCGCGGACCCGGCGGCGACCGCCGCGTACGCCTTGGCCACGTGCGGGGCCAGGGCGTCGACCAGCTCCAGCCGGCCGGCCAGTAGCTCGGCGCCGTGCCGGGCCAGGTGGGTGTCCCACACGTCCAGGGTGCTCAGGTCGCCGCCGCGCGTACCACCGGTCTTGCGGGCCAGGTAGGCGCTGCGCAGCAGCGCGTTGCGCTGCTTGACCACCCGGTCGTAGTCGGCCCGGACGCCGGCGAACCGGGGCAGTCGGGCCACCAGCAGGTCGTCGAGGTAGCGGCGGCGTTCGGCCGGATCCCCTCGGACGATCTCCAGGTCCTCGGGGGCGAACAGCACCAGCCGCAGCGCGCCGAGCACGTCGCGGGCCCGCCGGGCCGGGGACCGCCCCAGCCGGGCCCGGTTCGCCCGGCCCGGCACGATCTCCAGCTCCACCAGCAGCTCCCGCTGGTCGTGCATGATCAGGCAGCGGATGATCGCACTGTCGGCCCCGACCCGCACCAGCGGCGCGTCGGTGGCCACCCGGTGGCTGCCCAGGGTGGCCAGGTAGCCGAGCGCCTCGACGAGGTTGGTCTTGCCGACCCCGTTCGGCCCGACCAGGACGCTGCCACCCGGATCGAAGGTGACGTCGACCCGCTCGTACGAGCGGAAGTTGATCAGTTCGAGCCGACGGACGTACACCGGGGCGTCAGGGGCTGGACTGGACGGCGTGCCCGCCGAACTGGTTACGCAGCGCGGCCACCGCCTTCATCGCCGGGGAGTCGTCCTGCCGGGAGGTGAAGCGGGCGAACAGCGACGCGGCGATCACGTTCATCGGCACCCCGAGCCGGATCGCCTCCTCGACCGTCCAGCGCCCCTCACCGGTGTCCTCGGCGTAGCCGCGCAACGCGGCCAGCTGCGGGTCCTCGTCGAGGGCCGCGTCGAGCAGGTCCAGCAGCCAGGACCGCACCACGGTGCCCTCGCGCCACGACTTGATCACCCCGGGCACGTCGGTGATGAGGTCGGACTGCAGCATCAGCTCGTAGCCCTCGGCGTAGGCGTGCATCAACGCGTACTCGACGCCGTTGTGCACCATCTTCGCGTAGTGGCCGGCACCGACCGGGCCGGCGTGGGCGAAGCCGTGCTCGCCGGGCGGCTTGAGCGCGTCGAAGATCGGCATCATCCGCCGTACGTGCTCGGCGTCGCCGCCGACCATCAGGCCGTAGCCGGCCTGCCGACCCCAGACCCCGCCGGAGACGCCGACGTCGAGATAGCCGATGCCGTGCTCGGCCAGCCGGGCGGCGCGCGGCGCGTCGTCGCTGAACCGCGAGTTGCCACCGTCGATCACCAGATCGTCGGGGGCCAGCAGACCGCACAGCTCGTCGACGACCGACGAGGTCACCGGTGCCGGCACCATGGTCCAGACCGCGCGCGGGGCGTCGAGTCGGTCGACCAGCTCGGCGAGGCTGCCGACGTCGCTCACCGCCGGATCCCGGTCGTAGCCGTACGCCTGGTGGCCGGCGTCGCGCAGCCGGTCCCGCATGTTGCCGCCCATTCGGCCCAGGCCGATGATGCCCAACTGCACGGTCTGTCCCCTTTCCGTCGCCGCGATCGTCACGGTTGCCGGCGGATGATCGTCGTGGTGCCGATTCCCGCGCCTACCGGGTTACCCGGATGGGCATGATCAGATAGCGGTAACCGGGGATGATCTGGTCGTCCTCGCCGGCCGGCGAGATCACCGCCGGTTTGAACGCGTCGACGAAGGCGAACACGGCGGTGGCCGACCCGAGGTTCTGCAGGCCGTCGATCAGGTACTGCGGGTTGAAGCCGATGGTCAGCGGCTCGCCGGTGAAGGTGGCCTCCATCGCCTCGCTGGCCCGCGCCTCCTCGGTGTTGCCGGCCTCCACCACCAGTCCGTCGGCGCTGAAGCTCAGCAGCACCGGCGTGGTGCGTTCGGCGACCAGCGCCACCCGGCGGACGACCTCGACGAGGCCGGCGACGCTGACCCGGGCCTCGGCGTTGTGGCTGGCGGGGAAGAGCGACCGGACCGGCGGGTAGTTGGCTCCGTCGAGCAGTCGGCTCGTCGTCCGGCGGGTACCGCCGGCGAACCCGATCATGCCTTCACCGGCACCGCCCTGCGCCAGGGCGATGGTGACCTCGCCGCCGATCGGCCCGAGGGTCTTCGCCGTGTCGGCGAGGGTACGGGCGGGCACCAGGGCGTTGAGGCTGATCCCGGAGTCGTCCGGCTGCCAGTCGATCTCGCGGATCGCCAGCCGGTACCGGTCGGTGGCGAGCATGGCGAGCTTCGGGCCGTCGAGCTCCAGCCGGACGCCGGTCATCATCGGCAGCGTCTCGTCCCGCCCGGCGGCGACCGCCACCTGGGCGACGGCGGCGGCGAAGGTGGGGGCGTCGACCGTACCGGCGCTGGAGGGCATCTCCGGCAGCGTCGGGTAGTCCTCGACCGGCATCGTCGGCAGGGTGAACCGGGCGCTGCCGCAGACCAGCTCCAGATGCGCCCCGACGGCGGCGATGTCCACCGGCTTGGCCGGCAGCGACTTGGTGATCTCCGCCAGGAGCCGGCCGGAGACCAGGGCCGCGCCGTCGGCGTCGCCCTGTACGTCGACGGTCACCTGGCTGGACACCTCGTAGTCGAACCCGGAGACGTGCAACGAGCCGTCGGTGACCCGCAGCATGGCTCCGGCCAGTACCGGCACCGACGGCCGGTTCGGCAGGCTCTTGGCCGTCCAGGCGACCGCGTCGGCGAGCGCATCGCGCTCCACCCGGAACTTCATCCCTTGCCTCCGCACTTCATGGGCGTGCCTCCGCGTCGACTCGAACGATCTTCTATGACACCGGGCGGCGAGGGTGACCGCTTCGCCCGGTGCGGCTGCTGTCGGTCAACGGACCTCACCGAACGATAGGCCAGAGCGTGGCGGTGGCGCGTCCGCCCCCAGGCTTGGCCGGTCTCCTCCTCCTGCGGTGGACCGTCGCTGCGCTCCATCCACACAAACCCCCAACGCCGATGATTGGGTTTTGTTGTCTAGAAGATAAAACTCATCGTCTTCATCGGTCCTGTGCACTCTGTGGACATCTCACGTTTACGCAGCTCAGCTGGG harbors:
- the gyrB gene encoding DNA topoisomerase (ATP-hydrolyzing) subunit B, which encodes MSAQKKQEYGAESITVLEGLEAVRKRPGMYIGSTGERGLHHLVWEVVDNAVDEALAGHCDTIDVVLLADGGVRVTDNGRGFPVDLHPKLGKPGVEVALTVLHAGGKFDGKAYAVSGGLHGVGVSVVNALSVKMEVEIHKDGHVWRQQYHNSKPTPLDKGEATNRTGSAVAFWPDPTIFETTEYAFETIYRRLQEMAFLNRGLTIQLRDERATDEDGKHREVTFCYKGGISDFVRHLNNSKNPIHKSVVEFGAEEEGMSVEIAMQWNESYGESVYTFANTINTHEGGTHEEGFRSALTSVVNKYATDKKLLKGDEKLSGEDIREGLAAIISVKLANPQFEGQTKTKLGNTPVKSFVQRVCNEWLVDWLDRNPAEGKMIITKATQAARARIAAQQARKLARRKSLLESGSMPGKLADCQSTDPRESEVFIVEGDSAGGSAKQGRDPRTQAILPIRGKILNVEKARIDRVLKNNEVQALITALGTGIHDDFDIEKLRYHKIVLMADADVDGQHIQTLLLTLLFRFMRPLVELGHVYLAAPPLYKIKWNRKGDDAQYAYSDRERDGLIALRQQKKPNAKPDDIQRFKGLGEMNYPELWDTTMNPATRTLRQVTLDDAATADELFSVLMGEDVEARRSFIQRNAKDVRFLDI
- the gnd gene encoding phosphogluconate dehydrogenase (NAD(+)-dependent, decarboxylating), with protein sequence MQLGIIGLGRMGGNMRDRLRDAGHQAYGYDRDPAVSDVGSLAELVDRLDAPRAVWTMVPAPVTSSVVDELCGLLAPDDLVIDGGNSRFSDDAPRAARLAEHGIGYLDVGVSGGVWGRQAGYGLMVGGDAEHVRRMMPIFDALKPPGEHGFAHAGPVGAGHYAKMVHNGVEYALMHAYAEGYELMLQSDLITDVPGVIKSWREGTVVRSWLLDLLDAALDEDPQLAALRGYAEDTGEGRWTVEEAIRLGVPMNVIAASLFARFTSRQDDSPAMKAVAALRNQFGGHAVQSSP
- a CDS encoding DciA family protein produces the protein MPAEPTPTDPTRRQPAPSPRQAKGRQPKAQDRQPAAEPAAAEQPVVLPPPSTGPQLARAVLDAARARREAGRSRRGAGDGRGGSAGAGAGSGRRLRGYSGPGPDPRDPQLFGDVLARLVAARGWQRPTAEATVFGAWERVVGAEIATHCRPVKLEDGELTVEAESTAWATQLRLLARSLLHRIAKEVGHNVVRKLHIHGPAAPSWSKGPRRVRGRGPRDTYG
- the recF gene encoding DNA replication/repair protein RecF — protein: MYVRRLELINFRSYERVDVTFDPGGSVLVGPNGVGKTNLVEALGYLATLGSHRVATDAPLVRVGADSAIIRCLIMHDQRELLVELEIVPGRANRARLGRSPARRARDVLGALRLVLFAPEDLEIVRGDPAERRRYLDDLLVARLPRFAGVRADYDRVVKQRNALLRSAYLARKTGGTRGGDLSTLDVWDTHLARHGAELLAGRLELVDALAPHVAKAYAAVAAGSAPAGIAYRCAVDLPAADGGARLPDRAALESALRTALQEARRSEVERGVTLVGPHRDDLNLTIGDLPVKGYASHGETWSCALALRLAAYDLLRGEGIEPVLVLDDVFAELDTGRRERLADLVAGASQLLVTCAVADDVPVALRGARFEVFPGGVRHAG
- the dnaN gene encoding DNA polymerase III subunit beta, translating into MKFRVERDALADAVAWTAKSLPNRPSVPVLAGAMLRVTDGSLHVSGFDYEVSSQVTVDVQGDADGAALVSGRLLAEITKSLPAKPVDIAAVGAHLELVCGSARFTLPTMPVEDYPTLPEMPSSAGTVDAPTFAAAVAQVAVAAGRDETLPMMTGVRLELDGPKLAMLATDRYRLAIREIDWQPDDSGISLNALVPARTLADTAKTLGPIGGEVTIALAQGGAGEGMIGFAGGTRRTTSRLLDGANYPPVRSLFPASHNAEARVSVAGLVEVVRRVALVAERTTPVLLSFSADGLVVEAGNTEEARASEAMEATFTGEPLTIGFNPQYLIDGLQNLGSATAVFAFVDAFKPAVISPAGEDDQIIPGYRYLIMPIRVTR